The Paeniglutamicibacter sulfureus genome includes a region encoding these proteins:
- a CDS encoding isochorismatase family protein → MEKKTAPEPVRDQARDHLLTPQNCVLALIDFQPEQYGTVTSTTRERIDLNVVALCRLATKFGVPVVLSTVGVDMGVNQGTSQVIKDELPGVREIDRSGVNAWEDADFRAAIEGTGRRKVVIAGLWTEVCLTFPTLDMLAEGYGVYPVADAVAAGAQPVTAISFGSELMRNWAREDSDKLREVMRWYFPRKQELDADGK, encoded by the coding sequence ATGGAGAAGAAGACCGCCCCGGAACCGGTGCGCGACCAAGCCCGGGACCACCTGCTCACGCCGCAGAACTGCGTGTTGGCGTTGATTGACTTCCAGCCCGAACAGTACGGGACCGTCACCTCGACCACGCGCGAGCGGATCGACCTCAACGTGGTGGCGCTGTGCCGGCTGGCCACGAAGTTCGGGGTGCCCGTGGTGCTGTCCACCGTCGGGGTGGACATGGGCGTGAACCAGGGAACCAGTCAGGTGATCAAGGACGAGTTGCCCGGTGTGAGGGAGATTGACCGCAGCGGGGTGAACGCCTGGGAGGACGCGGACTTCCGCGCGGCGATTGAGGGCACCGGGCGCCGCAAGGTGGTCATCGCCGGATTGTGGACCGAAGTCTGCCTGACCTTCCCGACCCTGGACATGCTCGCCGAGGGCTATGGCGTCTATCCGGTGGCGGACGCCGTCGCCGCCGGCGCCCAGCCGGTGACGGCGATTTCCTTCGGCTCGGAGCTCATGCGCAACTGGGCCCGCGAGGACTCGGACAAGCTGCGCGAGGTGATGCGCTGGTACTTCCCGCGCAAACAGGAACTCGACGCGGACGGCAAGTAG